In Deinococcus maricopensis DSM 21211, one genomic interval encodes:
- a CDS encoding SRPBCC family protein, which produces MSPWWKSAILGAVVGTSYGLLMYLLLRAQDDAVGVMLASYLFGVPLVLGLIVSAFMPRAATFGQALGAAAVAVAVFIFTSLLTSLEGLICAAFAFPVLFVMAVLGVAIGWAVRGWRHRTPMVLLSLTLPALLAPLERTQPVPDTYLATADSVVIHAPASAVWAQIRSVPRIEDAELQTSWSHAIGLPRPREAVLDRDGVGGVRVATFDGGLSFTEEVTAWVPARSLAFRIRARDDGKLDPHVRVGGQFFDVLSGQYDVEEVAPGVTVLHLTSTQRVTTHLGGYTRLVVRATMHDLQRTILRVIRRRAEGLL; this is translated from the coding sequence ATGTCTCCATGGTGGAAGTCGGCGATTCTGGGCGCGGTGGTGGGCACCTCGTACGGCCTGCTGATGTACCTGCTGCTGCGCGCGCAGGACGACGCGGTGGGCGTGATGCTGGCGTCGTACCTGTTCGGCGTGCCCCTGGTGCTGGGCCTGATCGTGAGTGCGTTCATGCCGCGCGCGGCGACGTTCGGGCAGGCGCTCGGCGCGGCGGCCGTCGCGGTCGCGGTGTTCATCTTCACGTCGCTGCTTACGTCGCTGGAGGGGCTGATCTGCGCGGCGTTCGCGTTCCCGGTGCTGTTCGTCATGGCGGTGCTGGGCGTGGCGATCGGCTGGGCGGTGCGCGGGTGGCGGCACCGCACGCCGATGGTGCTGCTGAGCCTGACCCTGCCGGCGCTGCTCGCCCCGCTGGAGCGCACGCAGCCCGTTCCGGATACGTACCTCGCGACGGCGGACAGCGTCGTGATTCACGCGCCTGCCAGCGCTGTATGGGCGCAGATCCGCAGCGTGCCACGTATCGAGGACGCAGAACTGCAGACGAGTTGGTCGCATGCCATCGGCCTGCCGCGCCCGCGCGAGGCGGTGCTTGACCGGGACGGCGTGGGGGGCGTGCGCGTGGCGACGTTCGACGGCGGGCTGTCGTTTACGGAGGAAGTGACGGCGTGGGTGCCGGCGCGGAGCCTGGCCTTCCGCATTCGGGCGCGCGACGACGGGAAGCTCGATCCGCACGTCCGGGTGGGCGGCCAGTTCTTCGACGTGCTGTCCGGGCAGTACGACGTGGAGGAAGTCGCGCCGGGCGTGACGGTGCTGCACCTCACCAGCACGCAGCGGGTGACGACGCACCTGGGCGGGTACACGCGGCTGGTGGTGCGCGCCACCATGCATGACCTGCAGCGCACGATCCTGCGCGTGATCCGGCGCCGCGCCGAAGGTCTCCTCTGA
- a CDS encoding phenylalanine--tRNA ligase subunit beta produces the protein MKLPYSWLKELVPALPSAHDLEPILANLGLPLEGVEAVPAPPEGVLLATVTRAEAIEGTQLTQLTLDVGAHGERTIASGAPNAVGLPAGTMVALVTPGSRLGDVEYGVRTLQGVESWGMCASAKELGIGEASAGLLLFPAGTAPAGTPMRDVWAADEVLDVEVTPNRADVLSALGLARDLAAALELELRDPPAGPEAHGDGEITVTLPRDRVVIENDPERKPRAACDAFVARTVSGLRNGPSPLWMQRRLTLAGLRTIDLIVDTSNYVMLELGQPTALYDRRDVTNDQIHVGLGLGQGERVADLMGAEHLVHREDLLIRNGDAYPILSPGAALAGMDAPEDGRNVIGIAGIMGGHRGRVRADTTNIVVESAHFDPVMLRRTSTRLGLKTDAVYRYERGVDPALPLRAANRIVGLLGEAGGTVHPGATVAGQPDAPRDLTLTGDHARALLGMNVPTAEMAAFLTRLGCAVHANGDTLTVTPPTWRVDMLIPEDLIEEIARLHGYRNLPETLPTVQVHPDNLGADDESRARRTLKGTLAGLGFQEVVTYTFTNDAEAEAARTERPNVRLRNPLTADRTGLRTALYPSLLRTAGANSKAPRQLLFELGHVFPASGEGERLGLLMRGPLAPRNWQPGVAGGFSVFKGLVEAFAGTLGADLQVEQLRGDAVPGALHPGIAGRVRWNGAAAGWIGALHPEVAAAFGLKGDTFLMELTLPLAGRAWAFRDPSRAPVAWRDLAVIAPRDVSYAEVADVLRAEGGPLLRDLAPFDVYEGESIPEGTRSVAVRLNFQGERTLTDADVDPVMEHLMAAVRARRWSIREK, from the coding sequence GTGAAACTCCCGTACTCCTGGCTCAAAGAGCTCGTGCCCGCCCTGCCCTCGGCGCACGACCTCGAACCGATCCTCGCGAACCTCGGCCTGCCCCTGGAGGGCGTGGAGGCCGTGCCCGCGCCGCCCGAAGGCGTGCTGCTCGCGACCGTCACCCGTGCGGAGGCCATCGAGGGCACGCAGCTCACGCAACTGACGCTGGACGTCGGCGCGCACGGTGAGCGGACCATCGCGTCCGGCGCGCCGAACGCCGTGGGCCTCCCGGCGGGCACCATGGTCGCGCTCGTCACACCCGGCAGCCGCCTCGGCGACGTGGAGTACGGCGTGCGCACCCTGCAGGGCGTGGAGTCGTGGGGCATGTGCGCGAGCGCGAAGGAACTCGGCATCGGCGAGGCCAGCGCCGGCCTGCTGCTGTTCCCCGCCGGGACCGCCCCCGCCGGGACGCCCATGCGCGACGTGTGGGCCGCCGACGAGGTACTGGACGTGGAAGTCACCCCGAACCGCGCGGACGTGCTGAGCGCCCTCGGTCTCGCCCGCGACCTCGCCGCCGCGCTCGAACTGGAACTGCGCGACCCGCCCGCCGGGCCCGAAGCGCACGGCGACGGCGAGATTACGGTCACGCTGCCCCGTGACCGCGTGGTCATCGAGAACGACCCGGAACGCAAACCGCGCGCCGCGTGCGACGCGTTCGTGGCGCGCACCGTTTCGGGCCTGCGCAACGGCCCCAGCCCCCTGTGGATGCAGCGCCGCCTGACCCTCGCGGGCCTGCGCACCATCGACCTGATCGTGGACACCAGCAACTACGTGATGCTGGAACTCGGGCAACCCACCGCGCTGTACGACCGCCGCGACGTCACGAACGACCAGATTCACGTGGGCCTCGGCCTCGGGCAGGGCGAACGCGTAGCGGACCTGATGGGCGCCGAGCACCTCGTTCACCGCGAGGACCTCCTGATCCGCAACGGCGACGCGTACCCTATCCTCTCCCCCGGCGCGGCCCTCGCCGGCATGGATGCACCGGAGGACGGCCGCAACGTCATCGGCATCGCCGGCATCATGGGCGGCCACCGTGGCCGCGTCCGCGCCGACACCACCAACATCGTCGTCGAGAGTGCGCACTTCGACCCGGTCATGCTGCGCCGCACCAGCACCCGCCTGGGCCTCAAGACGGACGCCGTGTACCGCTACGAGCGAGGCGTGGACCCCGCCCTGCCGCTGCGCGCCGCGAACCGCATCGTCGGCCTGCTCGGCGAGGCGGGCGGCACCGTCCACCCCGGCGCGACCGTGGCGGGCCAGCCGGACGCGCCGCGCGACCTCACCCTCACCGGAGACCACGCCCGCGCGCTGCTCGGCATGAACGTCCCCACCGCCGAGATGGCCGCGTTCCTCACCCGCCTCGGCTGCGCCGTGCACGCGAACGGCGACACCCTCACCGTCACGCCCCCCACCTGGCGCGTGGACATGCTGATCCCCGAGGACCTCATCGAGGAGATCGCGCGCCTGCACGGCTACCGCAACCTCCCCGAAACGCTCCCGACCGTGCAGGTCCACCCGGACAACCTCGGCGCGGACGACGAGAGCCGCGCGCGCCGCACCCTCAAAGGCACCCTCGCGGGCCTCGGCTTCCAGGAAGTCGTGACGTACACCTTCACGAACGACGCGGAAGCCGAAGCGGCGCGCACCGAACGCCCGAATGTCCGCCTTCGCAACCCCCTCACCGCCGACCGCACGGGCCTACGCACCGCGCTGTACCCCAGCCTGCTGCGCACCGCGGGCGCCAACAGCAAGGCCCCCCGGCAGCTGCTGTTCGAACTCGGGCACGTGTTCCCCGCGAGTGGCGAGGGCGAACGCCTCGGGCTGCTCATGCGCGGGCCGCTCGCGCCCCGCAACTGGCAGCCGGGCGTCGCGGGCGGCTTCAGCGTCTTCAAGGGCCTCGTGGAAGCCTTCGCGGGCACGCTCGGCGCGGACCTGCAGGTGGAGCAGCTGCGCGGCGACGCCGTTCCCGGCGCGCTGCACCCGGGCATTGCCGGGCGCGTGCGGTGGAACGGTGCGGCCGCCGGGTGGATCGGCGCGCTCCACCCCGAGGTCGCGGCGGCGTTCGGGCTGAAGGGTGACACGTTCCTGATGGAGCTCACGCTGCCCCTCGCTGGCCGCGCGTGGGCGTTCCGCGACCCGAGCCGCGCGCCGGTCGCGTGGCGCGACCTCGCCGTGATCGCCCCGCGTGACGTCAGCTACGCGGAAGTGGCGGACGTCCTGCGCGCAGAAGGCGGGCCTCTCCTGCGCGACCTCGCGCCGTTCGACGTGTACGAGGGCGAGAGCATCCCCGAAGGTACCCGCTCGGTCGCGGTGCGCCTGAACTTCCAGGGCGAACGGACCCTGACGGACGCCGACGTCGACCCCGTGATGGAGCACCTGATGGCCGCGGTGCGCGCGCGCCGCTGGAGCATCCGCGAGAAGTGA
- a CDS encoding lamin tail domain-containing protein produces the protein MRTHTTLLLGLSLTLAACGQPTTTAQGAALRTLAAAGEPVINEVYYDAPSTDSGTFIELRGPAGLSLSGYTLTAYGSTGNSYATINLSGTIPASGYFVVAQDTTVTNRTLVNASVDLYNTSSSVRLTKSGALIDAVAYGNPSSNLGEGSSAGGVSAGQALARTPDGADSNANSVDFRAATPTPGASNGGTGGGTTPTPNPTGKKVLFDLTKHEDAGNSDWRIDGAYSDYANALRGLGYTVASLTGSSITSTALSGAKVLVIAEPQNPFSDSERAAIQAFVQGGGGLFMISDHRSSDRDNDGWDSPEVFNGWDGSTPASVSAALQKSLDSDTVFGLKHSFASSFSDPVYTATPLTSHPILSGSTGTADDVTSAGVYVGTSIDVLSGTALMGANGKTYLAANTYGSGRVVAWGDSSAFEDDTLSDGSIGQHTNWGNLSNANLGKNVVRWLAGDL, from the coding sequence ATGCGTACACACACCACCTTGCTGCTCGGCCTGTCACTCACCCTGGCCGCCTGCGGCCAGCCCACCACCACCGCGCAGGGCGCCGCGCTCCGCACCCTGGCCGCCGCGGGCGAACCCGTCATCAACGAGGTGTACTACGACGCGCCCAGCACCGACAGCGGCACCTTCATCGAGCTGCGCGGCCCGGCAGGGCTGAGCCTCAGCGGGTACACCCTCACGGCGTACGGCAGCACCGGCAACAGCTACGCCACCATCAACCTGAGCGGCACCATTCCCGCGAGCGGCTACTTCGTGGTCGCGCAGGACACCACCGTCACGAACCGCACCCTCGTGAACGCGAGCGTCGACCTGTACAACACCAGCAGCAGCGTGCGCCTCACGAAATCCGGCGCGCTCATCGACGCGGTCGCGTACGGCAACCCGAGCAGCAACCTCGGCGAGGGCAGCAGCGCCGGCGGCGTGAGCGCCGGTCAGGCACTCGCCCGCACCCCGGACGGGGCCGACTCGAACGCGAACAGCGTGGACTTCCGCGCGGCGACCCCCACGCCCGGCGCCAGCAACGGCGGCACCGGGGGCGGCACCACGCCCACCCCCAATCCCACCGGCAAGAAGGTCCTGTTCGACCTCACCAAGCACGAGGACGCGGGGAACAGCGACTGGCGCATCGACGGGGCGTACAGCGACTACGCCAATGCTCTGCGCGGCCTGGGGTACACCGTGGCGAGCCTCACGGGCAGCAGCATCACCAGCACGGCGCTGAGCGGCGCGAAAGTCCTCGTGATCGCCGAACCGCAGAATCCGTTCAGTGACAGCGAGCGCGCGGCCATTCAGGCGTTCGTGCAGGGCGGCGGCGGCCTGTTCATGATCAGCGACCACCGCAGCAGCGACCGCGACAACGACGGCTGGGACAGCCCGGAAGTCTTCAACGGCTGGGACGGCAGCACGCCCGCGAGCGTCAGCGCTGCCCTGCAGAAAAGCCTCGACAGCGACACGGTCTTCGGCCTGAAGCACAGCTTCGCGTCGAGCTTCAGCGACCCGGTGTACACGGCCACGCCCCTCACCAGCCACCCGATCCTGTCGGGCAGCACCGGCACGGCCGACGACGTGACCAGCGCCGGCGTGTACGTGGGCACCAGCATCGACGTGCTGAGCGGCACGGCGCTCATGGGGGCGAACGGCAAGACGTACCTCGCTGCGAACACGTACGGGTCGGGCCGCGTGGTCGCGTGGGGGGACAGCAGCGCCTTCGAGGACGACACACTCAGCGACGGCTCCATCGGGCAGCACACCAACTGGGGTAACCTGAGCAACGCGAACCTCGGCAAGAACGTGGTGCGCTGGCTCGCCGGCGACCTCTGA
- the pheS gene encoding phenylalanine--tRNA ligase subunit alpha, whose amino-acid sequence MQQEALQAIQDAPTLDALQAVKTKYVGKSGLITRELGTLGKLPPEERKARGAEINAVRAAVEAALTEREATLKRAALDAKLASEAIDVTLPGTPLPSGGLHLITRILDDLTDIFTRLGYAVVEGQEVEDDTHNFDALNIPWYHPARDLWDTFWLEDGRLLRTHTSPMQVRYMLEHTPALKIVVPGKVYRYEATDATHESMFHQLEGLVVGDHISMADLKGTIAEMARGLFGARAKVRFQPSYYPFVEPGADFAVWWENPRGESKWLELGGCGMVHPNVFKAVDDLREQMGRQRIYEGKTGFAFGLGPERIAMLKYGIPDIRYFYANDLQILGQFRGDLENRAPVPPPSTPNADAAQEAL is encoded by the coding sequence ATGCAACAAGAAGCCCTGCAGGCCATCCAGGACGCCCCCACCCTCGACGCCCTGCAAGCCGTGAAGACCAAGTACGTCGGGAAGAGCGGCCTGATCACCCGCGAGCTCGGCACGCTCGGCAAGCTCCCACCCGAGGAACGCAAGGCGCGCGGCGCGGAAATCAACGCCGTGCGCGCCGCCGTCGAAGCGGCCCTCACCGAGCGCGAGGCGACCCTGAAGCGCGCCGCGCTCGACGCGAAACTCGCCTCCGAAGCCATCGACGTGACGCTGCCCGGCACGCCCCTCCCGTCAGGCGGCCTGCACCTCATCACCCGCATTCTCGACGACCTCACCGACATCTTCACGCGCCTCGGGTACGCCGTCGTGGAAGGGCAGGAGGTCGAGGACGACACGCACAACTTCGACGCGCTCAACATCCCCTGGTACCACCCCGCGCGCGACCTGTGGGACACCTTCTGGCTGGAAGACGGGCGCCTGCTGCGCACGCACACCAGCCCTATGCAGGTGCGCTACATGCTGGAGCACACGCCCGCCCTGAAAATCGTCGTGCCCGGCAAGGTGTACCGCTACGAAGCCACCGACGCCACGCACGAAAGCATGTTCCACCAGCTCGAAGGGCTCGTGGTGGGCGACCACATCAGCATGGCGGACCTGAAGGGCACCATCGCGGAAATGGCGCGCGGGCTGTTCGGCGCGCGCGCGAAGGTGCGCTTCCAGCCCAGCTACTACCCGTTCGTGGAGCCCGGCGCGGACTTCGCGGTGTGGTGGGAGAACCCGCGCGGCGAAAGCAAGTGGCTGGAGCTCGGCGGGTGCGGCATGGTCCACCCGAACGTCTTCAAGGCCGTGGATGACCTGCGCGAACAGATGGGCAGGCAGCGCATCTACGAGGGCAAGACCGGCTTCGCGTTCGGCCTCGGCCCGGAACGCATCGCGATGCTGAAGTACGGCATTCCGGACATCCGGTACTTCTACGCGAACGACCTGCAGATCCTCGGGCAGTTCCGCGGCGACCTCGAGAACCGCGCGCCCGTACCGCCCCCCAGCACCCCCAACGCGGACGCCGCGCAGGAGGCCCTGTGA